One Frankia alni ACN14a DNA window includes the following coding sequences:
- a CDS encoding FkbM family methyltransferase: protein MRILVTGATGFLGSRVVPRALAQGHEVVGLARSATAAAALRRQGAAAVAGDLDDPAGLSAAFTAADCAVLLNLASLGFGHADAIVSATRAAGIRRAVFLSTTGIFTALDPPSKRVRIAAEHTIETSGLEWTIIRPTMIYGGSDDRNMARLLALVRRVPVLPLPGGGRRLHQPVHVDDLAATVLRALSADAAVGRGYDVAGPRALSLGQIVAAAAAAEGRRVYCVPVPARPVLAAARAYERRVGAPRLRAEQIARLAEDKAFDIGPALRDLDHRPRPFGVGIAEQAAADRRAAGRPAPVARAVRRPDRLRRLIGDVRAVAAVAGGPTAVRFAAAIVRHAPAVLRTGTLDAADRAMARGSHTYRPLPGVQVTLPGGSFGGAREMYCRGVYHALPGFAPSAGEIVVDLGANQGLFSVLAARAGADVIAVEAQRGFASVFVNHAAANGVSHRIQLLHALVGPSTGVFADAAARQGATHWDGDVERLTLAQVLESGGVDQVDLLKLDIEGSEFALFGEPDWLDAVGRLVMEVHPGFGDPADLVARLRRHGFEVTLLDNDLRRVRDLAGAPSGYLYARRDGWSAGTAAAGPPAAVPAGMPA, encoded by the coding sequence ATGAGGATTCTCGTCACCGGCGCGACGGGCTTCCTGGGCAGCCGGGTGGTGCCACGCGCGCTCGCGCAGGGTCACGAGGTCGTCGGGCTGGCCCGCAGCGCCACGGCCGCGGCGGCGCTGCGCCGGCAGGGAGCGGCGGCCGTCGCCGGCGACCTCGACGATCCGGCGGGGCTGAGCGCGGCGTTCACCGCGGCGGACTGTGCCGTCCTGCTCAACCTCGCCTCCCTCGGCTTCGGCCACGCCGACGCGATCGTGTCCGCGACCCGGGCGGCGGGCATCCGCCGCGCGGTGTTCCTGTCCACCACCGGGATCTTCACCGCGCTCGACCCGCCGTCGAAGCGCGTGCGGATCGCGGCCGAGCACACGATCGAGACCAGCGGGCTGGAGTGGACGATCATCCGCCCGACGATGATCTACGGCGGGTCGGACGACCGCAACATGGCCCGGCTGCTCGCGCTGGTACGCCGCGTTCCCGTTCTGCCGCTGCCCGGCGGCGGCCGGCGGCTGCACCAGCCGGTGCACGTCGACGACCTGGCCGCGACCGTGCTGCGGGCGCTGAGCGCCGACGCGGCGGTCGGCCGCGGCTACGACGTCGCCGGTCCGCGGGCGCTGTCACTGGGCCAGATCGTCGCCGCGGCCGCGGCGGCCGAGGGCCGCCGGGTGTACTGCGTGCCGGTGCCGGCCCGCCCGGTCCTCGCCGCCGCCCGCGCCTACGAACGCCGCGTCGGCGCGCCGCGGCTGCGGGCCGAGCAGATCGCCCGCCTCGCCGAGGACAAGGCCTTCGACATCGGACCCGCCCTGCGCGACCTCGACCACCGGCCGCGACCGTTCGGGGTCGGCATCGCCGAGCAGGCCGCCGCGGACCGCCGCGCCGCCGGCCGCCCCGCCCCGGTGGCCCGGGCCGTCCGCCGGCCCGACCGTCTTCGCCGGCTGATCGGCGACGTCCGCGCCGTCGCCGCCGTGGCAGGCGGCCCCACGGCCGTGCGCTTCGCCGCCGCGATCGTCCGCCACGCCCCGGCCGTCCTGCGCACCGGCACCCTCGACGCCGCCGACCGAGCCATGGCCCGGGGCAGCCACACCTACCGCCCGCTGCCCGGCGTCCAGGTCACCCTGCCCGGCGGGTCGTTCGGCGGCGCCCGGGAGATGTACTGCCGCGGGGTCTACCACGCGCTGCCCGGATTCGCGCCGTCAGCCGGTGAGATCGTCGTCGATCTGGGGGCGAACCAGGGCCTGTTCTCGGTGCTGGCGGCCCGGGCGGGGGCAGACGTCATCGCCGTCGAGGCGCAGCGCGGCTTCGCCTCCGTCTTCGTCAACCATGCCGCCGCCAACGGCGTCTCCCACCGCATCCAGCTCCTGCACGCCCTGGTCGGACCGTCGACCGGGGTGTTCGCCGACGCGGCGGCACGCCAGGGCGCCACCCACTGGGACGGCGACGTCGAGAGGCTGACGCTGGCCCAGGTGCTCGAGTCCGGCGGCGTCGACCAGGTGGACCTGCTCAAACTCGACATCGAGGGCTCCGAGTTCGCCCTGTTCGGCGAGCCGGACTGGCTGGACGCGGTCGGCAGGCTCGTGATGGAGGTGCACCCCGGGTTCGGCGATCCGGCCGACCTCGTCGCGCGGCTGCGCCGGCACGGGTTCGAGGTGACCCTGCTCGACAACGACCTGCGCCGCGTCCGGGATCTCGCCGGGGCCCCGTCGGGATACCTCTACGCCCGCCGCGACGGGTGGTCGGCGGGCACCGCGGCCGCCGGCCCACCCGCCGCGGTGCCCGCCGGGATGCCCGCGTGA
- a CDS encoding glycosyltransferase family 4 protein, which yields MSTLPGRRVLVVTHYFPPEIGAPQARLSETARAWAADGLDVTVLTGMPNHPTGVIPPEYRGAWLRTERVDGYRVVRTRLYATPNEGVVRKTLSHLSFMVSSVLLGGRRTGPCDVVVVSSPTFFPLGSAWLLARLRRARLVVEVRDLWPAIFEQLGVITDPRVLGLLERLELAAYRAADAVVTVTEGFRDDIVRRGIPADKVHVVRNGVDLDRFHPDTVAPAGLRARLGAPGPETLVLYIGAHGISHGLTSVADAAARLEDTRLEDARPGHAQPGETRIRFAFVGEGADRRRLAEHVRDLGLANTVLHDSVPREQVPGVVAAADLCVVPLRNVPMFDVFIPSKMFELLAAGRPVIGAVRGEAARILTAAGQVVVPPEDPAALATAVAQLAADPDRRARMGRAGRAHVERHFDRDALARQYRQLLFDPDEPARPGGAGRSTGAPDAPDAPDAPVPAQRAAAPAPHRAPTGPRPATAPGPEALA from the coding sequence CCATCCCACCGGGGTGATCCCACCCGAGTACCGCGGTGCCTGGCTGCGCACCGAGCGGGTCGACGGCTACCGCGTCGTGCGGACCCGGCTGTACGCCACCCCCAACGAGGGCGTGGTCCGCAAGACGCTGTCCCACCTGTCGTTCATGGTCTCGAGCGTCCTGCTGGGCGGCCGGCGGACCGGCCCGTGCGACGTGGTCGTGGTGTCCTCGCCGACCTTCTTCCCGCTGGGTTCGGCGTGGCTGCTCGCCCGGCTGCGGCGGGCCCGGCTGGTCGTGGAGGTGCGCGACCTGTGGCCCGCCATCTTCGAACAGCTCGGCGTCATCACCGACCCGCGCGTCCTCGGCCTGCTCGAACGCCTCGAACTGGCCGCCTATCGCGCCGCCGACGCCGTGGTCACGGTCACCGAGGGCTTCCGCGACGACATCGTCCGCCGCGGCATCCCGGCGGACAAGGTGCACGTCGTGCGCAACGGCGTCGACCTCGACCGGTTCCACCCCGACACCGTCGCCCCGGCCGGCCTGCGCGCGCGGCTGGGCGCGCCGGGCCCGGAAACGCTCGTGCTCTACATCGGCGCCCACGGCATCTCGCACGGCCTGACCTCGGTCGCCGACGCCGCCGCCCGGCTCGAGGACACCAGGCTCGAGGACGCCAGACCCGGCCACGCCCAACCCGGCGAGACGCGGATCCGGTTCGCCTTCGTCGGGGAGGGCGCCGACAGACGCCGGCTCGCCGAGCACGTCCGCGACCTGGGACTGGCGAACACGGTGCTGCACGACAGCGTGCCCCGCGAGCAGGTGCCGGGAGTCGTCGCGGCCGCCGACCTCTGCGTGGTGCCGCTGCGGAACGTGCCGATGTTCGACGTGTTCATCCCGTCGAAGATGTTCGAGCTTCTCGCCGCCGGTCGGCCGGTGATCGGCGCGGTGCGCGGCGAGGCCGCTCGGATCCTCACCGCCGCCGGGCAGGTCGTCGTCCCCCCGGAAGATCCCGCGGCGCTGGCCACCGCCGTCGCGCAGCTGGCCGCGGACCCAGACCGCCGGGCCCGGATGGGGCGCGCCGGCCGGGCGCACGTCGAGCGGCACTTCGACCGCGACGCCCTCGCCCGGCAGTACCGCCAACTGCTGTTCGACCCCGACGAACCGGCCCGCCCCGGCGGCGCCGGGCGGAGCACCGGTGCACCGGACGCACCAGACGCACCGGACGCGCCGGTCCCGGCGCAGCGGGCCGCGGCGCCCGCCCCGCACCGGGCCCCCACCGGGCCGCGGCCGGCGACGGCACCCGGACCGGAGGCGTTGGCATGA